The Streptomyces sp. V3I7 genome segment GGGTGCTGGACGCGGTCGAGAACTTCCGGTTCGAACCGGACGTCCTCGGCTTCCTGCGGGAGCGGCGGATCGTCGACGAGGAGACCCTCGACTGGCTGGCCGACTACCGCTTCGGCGGTGACATCTGGGGCTATCCCGAGGGCGAGGTGTACTTCCCGGGTTCGCCGATCATGCGGGTCGAGGGGTCGTTCGCCCAGTGCGTGCTGCTCGAGACCGTGATCCTGTCGATCCTCAACCACGACTCGGCCATCGCGGCGGCCGCCTCGCGCATGTCCTCCGCCGCGGCCGGGCGGCCGCTGATCGAGATGGGCGCCCGCCGAACCCACGAGCTGGCGGCCGTCGCGGCCTCGCGGGCGGCGTACGTCGGCGGCTTCGCGACCACCTCCGACCTGGCCGCGGGCTTCCGCTACGGCATCCCCACCGTGGGCACCTCAGCCCACGCCTTCACCCTGCTCCACGACCGTGAGCGGGACGCCTTCCAGGCCCAGGTGAACTCGCTCGGCCGGGGCACCACGCTGCTCGTCGACACGTACGACGTCGCCGAGGCGGTCCGCAGCGCCGTCGAGGTGGCCGGGCCGGACCTCGGCGCGGTGCGCATCGACTCCGGCGACCTGCTGCTCGTCGCGCACCGGGTGCGCCAGCAGCTGGACGCGCTGGGCGCGACGGATACGAAGATCGTCGTGACCTCGGACCTGGACGAGTACGCCATCGCCTCGCTCGCGGCGGCGCCGGTGGACGCGTACGGCGTGGGTACGCAGTTGGTGACCGGCTCCGGGCACCCGACCTGCTCGATGGT includes the following:
- a CDS encoding nicotinate phosphoribosyltransferase, whose product is MNSGDLGLPMKEGREALVQEGGGGRRVGVPSTALFTDQYELTMVQAALKAGTAERRSVFEVFTRRLPNGRRYGVVAGTGRVLDAVENFRFEPDVLGFLRERRIVDEETLDWLADYRFGGDIWGYPEGEVYFPGSPIMRVEGSFAQCVLLETVILSILNHDSAIAAAASRMSSAAAGRPLIEMGARRTHELAAVAASRAAYVGGFATTSDLAAGFRYGIPTVGTSAHAFTLLHDRERDAFQAQVNSLGRGTTLLVDTYDVAEAVRSAVEVAGPDLGAVRIDSGDLLLVAHRVRQQLDALGATDTKIVVTSDLDEYAIASLAAAPVDAYGVGTQLVTGSGHPTCSMVYKLVARAESGDPKAPLVPVAKKSTGGKTSIGGRKWAARRLDEYGVAEAEVIGTGPVPGDLADRQLLVELVKGGEVVTREPLDAARERHMSARADLPLSATQLSRGEPVIPTEYVGTPSGN